The genomic segment TAAGGGATGAAACTAGTACAGACCCAAGGGGAAAATGTTAAGGAATACATGCGCAGGTTGCGTCTAGAAAAAGCAGCATATGAATTAAAAATCACAAACTTCCCTATTTTAGAAATTGCGATCGAAGCAGGTTTTTTATCTCATGAAGCATTTTCGAAAGCATTCAAACGTGTCATTGGTTCTACACCCAATGAGTTTCGAAAACAATTTCAAAAGAAAAAAATATCTTCTAAAAATTATCACCAAACGATTCCAGACGGTATTTCAAAATTTGGTTTTCAAATTAAAACAATCACTTCCTTTCGCATTGCCTATGTTCGTCACATAGGAAGTTACGAAGAACTTCCAGGCCCACTTGCGGGAAGTAAAGAAGTCCTTTCTATTCAATCATTGATGTTAGGCTGGAATTCACTAAATACAAATCACAAATGGATAGGAATTAGCCAAGATGATCCAGAAATTTCGCCCAAAGGAAAAATACGATTTGATTTAGGAATTACGATTGGATCCTTACAGAAAACACTCCCAGAAGGTTTTGGAATCCAAAACATTCCTGGCGGAAAGTATTTACAGATACGGTACCAAGGAAGTTACCATAATCTACCAAAAATCTATCATTGGATTTTAAATGATTATATTAACACCACTTCCTACAAATTAAAAAACCAACCACCTTGGGAGTGTTATTTGAACCCACTTGAAAAACAGGATGATAAACGCATTACGGATATCTACTTTCCTATTCGTTAGAAGGTTCTCAACACTTCCAAAGTTGGTTAGAACTTAAAAACGGTTACTCAAATAAAAGGTTCTTTTATTTTTTAGATGCCGTAACAAACGAGGCACTATCTTCATAAAAATGATAAGATAGGATTTTACCATCTTTAATTTGTACCTTTAGGGCCCATTCACTTTCAAAAGGTTTACCGGTCTGTTTCACAATATGCAAAAAACTTCCGCTAGCAAACACCCAATCTTTTTTTCCCACAATTTGATCAACTTGGAATTTTTTGGTATCCAATTGGGTACCCATGTTTGTTAAAAATTCCTCTGCGCCAGAAATTCCTGTGTAGGTTCCATACAACTGGTTTTCAGTGCGGTTTTCATTGCGGACCGCAGTAATTGTTGTTTGTGGATGGAACAGATTCAAAACACCCGCAGCATTTCCTTTTCCAAATTCGCTGAAAAAAGTTTCAAGAACCTTTTCTCCCGAAGGTGATGCTGCTTTTGCGAACAATCCAATACTTCCAAACAACAAAGTGGCTAATACCAAAACTGGTTTCATTTTTTTCTCCTCGAATAACGATACTGCCAGTATCGTTATTCGATACCATCCGTATCGAAATAGAGTTGACAGTCAAGATTTTTTTATTTTATTTCGATCTATGGCTGTAAAAAAGAAAGTGGCACAAAAAACGGCAGGAAGGCCCAGGTCCGAAGATTTGGAGCCTTTGGTCTTAAAAACTACGTATGAGATGTTGGCAAAAAAGGGTTACCATGGGTTTTCCATTGATGATATTGTTTTGGAAACTGGAGTTGCAAAGACTACTATCTACAGACGTTGGCCAAACAAAGCCAACCTTGCCATGAGCACAGTCACGCATATGATTTCACCATTTTTGGAATTTCCGCGAGAGGTTCCTTTTGAAAAGGGTCTGCTTGACCAAATGGAAGCCCTTTCTCTTGTTTTCACTGGTAAATTTGGGCGTGTTATAGCTACCTTAATTGGAGCGGGCCAACAAGACACAGAACTTTCAGAATCTATTTTAGAAAACTATTTGCTTCCCAGACGAGATGCCGCAAAAGAATTTTTCAGACATGCCATAGAATCTAAACAAATCCAACCTCTTACCGATGCAGAGATCGATGTTTCTATGGATATTCTCTACGGAACTTTATACTTTCGGTTATTACTCAAACATCAAAAACCCCAATTCCAAGATTTAAGACCTTGGTTAGAAAGGTATTTAAGAACATTAAAAAAATAAAATTCGTGATTCGGATCTCAATTTTTGCTTTTTCCTTTTCCTATGTTTGTTAGGATCTATCGACATGAAACCAATTTCTAAACTTTGGATCCTTTGCTTTTTTCTATTTGAATCTTGCGCCATCTTTCAAGCAACGAAAGTTCCAACAAACAACCTAAAGTCCGCTTTAGAGTCCAAATCCACAAAAAACCCTAAGATTGTTTTTTTAGGAGATAGTATCACTCATGGTCGAGTCAGTTATGATTATGTAGATTCGATTGCTAAACATCCAAGTCTCGTAAATCATCTGGTGATTAACGAAGGAATCAATAGTCGCCTCACAGTTCAAATTTTGGAACAACTGGACGATCTTAAAGCACTCAATCCCGATTTCGTATTTCTTCTCATTGGAACCAATGACTTAAAAGCAACTTTGTCAACAGATGAGTACAATCGTTATGCGAGCTTTTGGAAACTAAAAGAACCCGTTAATGAAGGAAGTTTTGTGTCCAATCTTACGAAGATCATCCAAACGATTAAAAAAGATACAAAAGCAAAGTTGATTGTTTTTTCTCCTCCCGTTTTGGGAGAAGATCCTAATTCAATCCCATTCCAAAGATCCAAAAAATTTGCAGAACTCACGCGAGAAGTGGTTACCAAAGAAAAGGTAATTTATAAACCATTACACGAAACTCTTTCCCAGGGACTCGATACAGCCAATAACAAAGTTCGCAAACCCTATACCCAAAGTAATTGGCCAATGTATTGGACTATTCTTAGATACTATTCTACTACAGCTAGCTGGGATGAACTTGGTGAATCTAATGGATTTTATTATTTAACGGATGCCATCCATCTTAATGATCGTGGTGGGAAAATTTTGGAAGGTATGGCATTGGAGGAAATTTTACCTGAGAAAAAATAGAATATAAATAGAGAAAGAATGAAACTCTTTATTGATACCTTTCATATTCAGAGATAATCGTATTTGATTCAACGGAAGGAGTAAAAAAAGTTTCTTTAATTTTTATATATTCTGGGTCTTTAAAAAACCGATCTTTAGATTCTTTATTATTAAAGTAAATTAAGAACAATCGATTGATCGGTTTTTGATCTTCACTAATCAATGTTTCTAAAATTTTAAAGTCATACCGAAACCCACCTTCATACTTGGTTAGGATTGGAGTCATTGCTTTTCTATAATCAGAATAGAGTACGTCGTTTGTTACTTTCAACCCTACAACGGTTTCGTAAGCGAAAGCTGTTTTTTCAACCTGGTTAAACATTGTTTGTATTTTGATTCATTCGAAACCATCGTAAACTTCATTTTCTATCTTTATCAAAAATTTTCGTATCAAAAATAAAAACCTCTATATAGTTTTTCGTTTCAAATTTTTATAGGAAATGTTTTTTGTATAAAAGTAAATAGTTAAAAGCCCATCATTTCTTTAATGTGATTTGAATTTTCTTTGGTGGTAAGCATTTCTAATAGAACCAATGCAACACCGATAGCAGTGGCAAGACTCCCACTAGTAATCAAATTTTGATCCAGTACAATGGGTTTGTTTTGAACGATTGCACCTAATTCTTGTAGCTGTTTTTGCCTTAGGCTACCTATATGATTGTATGTGGTAGTCATTCGGCGATTTAAAATACCAACACACGGTTGTTAACAGTATCTACAATATAGATTCCATTTTGATCAATAGAAATCCCTTGCGGTTGGAAAAATGTAGATGCGGTAGTATTGTTAGTAGAACTGGTAAAACTTCCATTTTGACCGAAAACTTTTGAAGCAATTGTATTTATTCCAGAAAACAAAAGAACTCGGTTGTTGAAAGTATCTGCAATCCAGAGATCTCCACCAAAGGCAAATACTGCCTTCGGTGAATTTAAAGTACCCGCACCAATAAATCCATTATTCGGATTACTTGAAACAAAATCTGGCTGGCCATATACCCTAGTGGCAGTAGTGCTAGTCCCTGGATAATACAAAACACGATTGTTCCCATTATCGACAATATAAAAACCAGCAGAACCTCTTGCTATCGCGTATGGTCCACCTAATGAATCTGAAGCAGGTGCAGTTAGTCCTGAAGAAATGAAATCAGGTTGGCCGTACACGCGCGATGCTGCGGAGTATAATCCTTCGAAATATAGGGCTCTGTAGTTGCCAGAATCCGCCACATACAATTCATATAGATCTTTAGCCAAACCTCGTGGTTGATTGATCTCGGTCGTAGAAACTCCGGAGATATTGGAAATTAAATCCGTTTGGCCAATCACTCCTGTTGCAGAAGTATTTAAACCAGAATAGTATAATATACGATTATTTCCAAAATCAGAAAGGTAGATTCCTTTTCCATCAGCAATTACGTTACTAGGAGAGTTTAGTAAGTCTGGCCCAATTCCATTAATATTTGAGTTAAAATTCAGTTGTCCATAAACTCGATTAGCAGTTGTTGTGTGACAGATAATTTGTATCCCGGTAATACCGGCAGGAATCACACCTTCCCATCCAGAGTGCACAATACAAACGATCGAACTTGGTTGGGAGGCAATCGATAGAGTATATCGAGCACCAAGTCCAAGCGAAACCGGAATCGAGAAACTTGTAGAACCTGCGGCGATCGAAATTTCTGTTCCGGTATTTGTTCG from the Leptospira terpstrae serovar Hualin str. LT 11-33 = ATCC 700639 genome contains:
- a CDS encoding AraC family transcriptional regulator, whose product is MKLVQTQGENVKEYMRRLRLEKAAYELKITNFPILEIAIEAGFLSHEAFSKAFKRVIGSTPNEFRKQFQKKKISSKNYHQTIPDGISKFGFQIKTITSFRIAYVRHIGSYEELPGPLAGSKEVLSIQSLMLGWNSLNTNHKWIGISQDDPEISPKGKIRFDLGITIGSLQKTLPEGFGIQNIPGGKYLQIRYQGSYHNLPKIYHWILNDYINTTSYKLKNQPPWECYLNPLEKQDDKRITDIYFPIR
- a CDS encoding nuclear transport factor 2 family protein yields the protein MKPVLVLATLLFGSIGLFAKAASPSGEKVLETFFSEFGKGNAAGVLNLFHPQTTITAVRNENRTENQLYGTYTGISGAEEFLTNMGTQLDTKKFQVDQIVGKKDWVFASGSFLHIVKQTGKPFESEWALKVQIKDGKILSYHFYEDSASFVTASKK
- a CDS encoding TetR/AcrR family transcriptional regulator gives rise to the protein MAVKKKVAQKTAGRPRSEDLEPLVLKTTYEMLAKKGYHGFSIDDIVLETGVAKTTIYRRWPNKANLAMSTVTHMISPFLEFPREVPFEKGLLDQMEALSLVFTGKFGRVIATLIGAGQQDTELSESILENYLLPRRDAAKEFFRHAIESKQIQPLTDAEIDVSMDILYGTLYFRLLLKHQKPQFQDLRPWLERYLRTLKK
- a CDS encoding SGNH/GDSL hydrolase family protein, whose product is MKPISKLWILCFFLFESCAIFQATKVPTNNLKSALESKSTKNPKIVFLGDSITHGRVSYDYVDSIAKHPSLVNHLVINEGINSRLTVQILEQLDDLKALNPDFVFLLIGTNDLKATLSTDEYNRYASFWKLKEPVNEGSFVSNLTKIIQTIKKDTKAKLIVFSPPVLGEDPNSIPFQRSKKFAELTREVVTKEKVIYKPLHETLSQGLDTANNKVRKPYTQSNWPMYWTILRYYSTTASWDELGESNGFYYLTDAIHLNDRGGKILEGMALEEILPEKK
- a CDS encoding DUF1330 domain-containing protein; translation: MFNQVEKTAFAYETVVGLKVTNDVLYSDYRKAMTPILTKYEGGFRYDFKILETLISEDQKPINRLFLIYFNNKESKDRFFKDPEYIKIKETFFTPSVESNTIISEYERYQ
- a CDS encoding type 1 glutamine amidotransferase family protein, translated to MTTTYNHIGSLRQKQLQELGAIVQNKPIVLDQNLITSGSLATAIGVALVLLEMLTTKENSNHIKEMMGF
- a CDS encoding NHL repeat-containing protein, which gives rise to MILRTNTGTEISIAAGSTSFSIPVSLGLGARYTLSIASQPSSIVCIVHSGWEGVIPAGITGIQIICHTTTANRVYGQLNFNSNINGIGPDLLNSPSNVIADGKGIYLSDFGNNRILYYSGLNTSATGVIGQTDLISNISGVSTTEINQPRGLAKDLYELYVADSGNYRALYFEGLYSAASRVYGQPDFISSGLTAPASDSLGGPYAIARGSAGFYIVDNGNNRVLYYPGTSTTATRVYGQPDFVSSNPNNGFIGAGTLNSPKAVFAFGGDLWIADTFNNRVLLFSGINTIASKVFGQNGSFTSSTNNTTASTFFQPQGISIDQNGIYIVDTVNNRVLVF